From the Saimiri boliviensis isolate mSaiBol1 chromosome X, mSaiBol1.pri, whole genome shotgun sequence genome, one window contains:
- the LOC101038810 gene encoding melanoma-associated antigen C2-like, which translates to MAASVTQREEPQDWTKNKNRTLWKDGYQGKNLLGRQATCEALEHHLKRGRAACWIPSSISLVIGLPSAPEEVMSPHPFPNDGDDPENPGAIEDSADAQIPTDDEDSSMSSSYTYEEELSAGMSSLPPSTPSSPPQNPSQGSPQSPPQNPMSSSSSSVSWSPVSGESSSQKEEDTSTFQCLSDSESLFTNTLDEKVAEVVQFLLLKYEAKEPVTEAEMLMIVLSYQDYFPIILEKAREFMELLFGLALIEVDPDHSYAFADTVDPTDQGSSDDQGTPKYSLLILILSIIFIKDGCASEEAIWEVLNAIGVYAGREHFVYGEPGELLTKVWVEEQYLEYREVPNSSPPRYDFLWGPRAHSESRKRKVLEFLAKLNNTVPNSFPSWYKDALKNVGERAQAIISTKDDATQGQ; encoded by the exons GTTACCAGGGGAAAAACCTCCTAGGAAGACAGGCAACCTGTGAAGCCCTAGAGCACCACCTTAAGAGAGGGAGAGCT GCCTGTTGGATCCCATCATCCATATCCCTGGTGATAGGTTTACCTTCTGCTCCTGAAGAAGTTATGTCTCCCCATCCATTTCCCAATGATGGGGACGACCCCGAGAACCCAGGTGCGATAGAGGACTCGGCAGATGCACAGATTCCCACAGATGATGAAGATTCCTCTATGTCCTCTTCCTATACCTAT gaagaggagctCTCTGCTGGGATGTCAAGTCTTCCCCCGAGCACTCCCAGTAGTCCTCCACAGAATCCTTCACAGGGTAGCCCCCAGAGTCCTCCTCAGAATCCCatgagctcctcctcctcctctgtttcATGGAGCCCAGTCAGTGGAGAGTCCAGCAGCCAGAAAGAGGAGGATACAAGTACTTTTCAGTGCCTGTCAGACAGTGAGTCCTTGTTCACAAATACACTAGACGAAAAGGTGGCTGAGGTAGTACAGTTCCTGCTTCTCAAATATGAAGCAAAGGAGCCTGTAACAGAGGCAGAGATGCTGATGATTGTCCTCAGCTACCAAGACTACTTTCCTATAATACTTGAGAAAGCACGTGAGTTCATGGAGCTTCTTTTTGGCCTTGCCCTGATAGAAGTGGACCCTGACCACTCATATGCATTTGCAGACACAGTAGACCCCACCGACCAGGGTAGTAGTGATGACCAGGGTACGCCCAAGTACAGCCTCCTGATTCTTATTCTGAGTATAATCTTCATAAAGGATGGCTGTGCCTCTGAGGAGGCCATCTGGGAAGTGCTGAATGCAATAGGGGTGTATGCTGGGAGGGAGCACTTTGTCTATGGGGAGCCCGGAGAGCTCCTCACTAAAGTTTGGGTGGAGGAACAATACCTGGAATATCGGGAGGTGCCCAACAGTTCTCCTCCACGTTATGACTTCCTATGGGGTCCAAGAGCCCattcagaaagcagaaagaggaaagTACTAGAGTTTCTGGCCAAGCTGAATAACACTGTCCCTAATTCCTTTCCATCCTGGTACAAGGATGCTTTGAAAAATGTGGGAGAGCGAGCCCAGGCCATAATTTCCACCAAAGATGATGCCACTCAAGGCCAGTGA